In a genomic window of Candidatus Thiothrix sulfatifontis:
- a CDS encoding SH3 domain-containing protein, which produces MMMKMTQGLLVVVALLLPLHGYAASFDCTKAKTWAEKTVCSTKQLSSLDELLAASFQKALASTDDKAALKTEQVAWLTAERDVCTDVACLKAAYTSRLAALNEMIAIAEEPTELDSEEAGSWYKATAKPNLTVRDSAAVTGKKLGNVPYDGKVKVLALTDKTDSIGGRDGTWVKIEWQGKTAYTFDAFLEKLAVDNKQPDEPETDTTGKTLVGVIASYECGDNCYLTITDKQGVPHSGLCSAPLCDAWNEVAEMPAKFKNKKVKATVGTGTQYDGSGNVMGEMDAFETLTLLK; this is translated from the coding sequence ATGATGATGAAAATGACACAAGGTTTATTGGTCGTGGTGGCGTTATTACTACCACTGCATGGCTACGCGGCTAGTTTTGACTGTACTAAAGCCAAAACCTGGGCAGAGAAAACCGTTTGTAGCACCAAGCAATTATCCAGTTTGGATGAGTTGTTGGCCGCTTCTTTCCAAAAAGCGCTTGCCAGTACGGATGACAAGGCTGCGCTGAAAACCGAGCAAGTGGCGTGGCTGACTGCCGAACGTGATGTTTGTACCGATGTTGCTTGCTTGAAAGCGGCTTACACATCCCGATTGGCGGCATTGAATGAGATGATCGCCATCGCGGAGGAACCCACCGAGCTGGATAGTGAAGAGGCGGGTAGCTGGTATAAAGCCACTGCGAAACCTAACCTGACGGTGCGCGACAGTGCCGCTGTGACCGGCAAAAAGTTGGGCAATGTTCCCTATGATGGCAAAGTTAAGGTGTTGGCGCTGACCGATAAAACCGATTCGATTGGCGGGCGCGATGGCACTTGGGTCAAAATCGAATGGCAAGGCAAAACCGCTTATACCTTCGACGCTTTTCTGGAAAAGCTGGCGGTTGATAACAAGCAGCCTGACGAACCTGAAACTGACACCACAGGTAAAACCTTGGTAGGCGTGATTGCGTCGTATGAGTGTGGTGATAACTGCTACTTGACCATTACCGACAAGCAAGGCGTGCCGCATTCGGGTTTGTGTTCGGCACCATTGTGTGATGCTTGGAATGAGGTGGCGGAAATGCCCGCCAAGTTTAAAAACAAAAAGGTGAAAGCGACGGTGGGTACTGGAACACAGTATGACGGTAGCGGCAATGTGATGGGTGAGATGGATGCGTTTGAAACGCTTACGCTGCTGAAATAG
- a CDS encoding LysR family transcriptional regulator, with product MLARNPEFPSESVNMHISFRQIQIFQTVAQTENFTRAAELLHMTQPAISMQVKQLEENVGLSLFERQGKRIVLTAAGRAMHIYTCEISAKYQGMVETLEELKDVHQGVINVSAANTSIYFITRMLAGFSQQNEGITVSLNITNRKTLVEQLQNYEADLVVMGEPPSNLDLHSQRLMCNPLVLIAPANHPLAGQKDIPVSAIIGEKFVVREPGSGTRAAIERFFAEHGHTFTSTLEMGSNESIKYSVIAGLGLGIVSLHSIRLELETHSLVILDVQNFPIQRYWHIVTREGKWLSPAAQAFQAYVIAEASSYSQDYQQLLSVLT from the coding sequence ATGTTAGCAAGAAACCCTGAATTTCCGAGTGAATCCGTCAACATGCACATTTCGTTTCGCCAGATCCAGATCTTCCAGACCGTTGCTCAAACGGAAAATTTTACTCGCGCCGCTGAATTGTTGCACATGACGCAACCTGCAATATCCATGCAGGTCAAACAATTGGAAGAAAACGTGGGTTTGTCGTTATTTGAACGCCAAGGCAAGCGCATTGTGCTGACGGCGGCGGGGCGGGCAATGCACATCTATACCTGCGAGATTTCCGCTAAATATCAGGGCATGGTGGAAACGCTGGAAGAGTTAAAGGATGTGCATCAGGGCGTTATCAATGTGTCGGCGGCGAATACCTCGATTTACTTCATTACGCGGATGTTGGCGGGATTTTCGCAGCAGAATGAGGGGATTACAGTTTCCCTTAATATCACCAACCGCAAGACGCTGGTAGAACAGTTGCAGAATTATGAGGCGGATTTGGTGGTGATGGGCGAGCCGCCGTCAAATCTGGATTTGCACTCGCAACGCCTGATGTGCAATCCGCTGGTGTTGATTGCGCCTGCGAATCATCCGTTGGCAGGGCAGAAAGATATTCCGGTGTCGGCGATTATTGGCGAAAAGTTTGTGGTGCGCGAACCGGGGTCAGGGACACGCGCAGCGATTGAGCGGTTTTTTGCGGAGCACGGGCATACCTTCACCAGTACGCTGGAAATGGGTAGCAATGAGTCGATCAAGTATTCAGTGATTGCGGGATTGGGCTTGGGGATTGTATCGTTACACAGTATTCGACTGGAGTTGGAAACGCATTCGTTGGTGATTTTGGATGTGCAGAATTTCCCGATCCAACGCTATTGGCATATCGTGACGCGGGAGGGGAAGTGGCTTTCCCCAGCGGCACAGGCGTTTCAGGCGTATGTGATTGCGGAAGCATCAAGCTATTCGCAAGATTATCAACAGCTTTTGTCGGTATTAACGTGA